From Anopheles coluzzii chromosome 3, AcolN3, whole genome shotgun sequence, the proteins below share one genomic window:
- the LOC120957257 gene encoding zinc finger protein 574-like, with protein MVKEMPSSTVVNRDEECLKKSLMEVVKSDSSNLCRLCLSKEQKLTRAFSDERGIDDALLKKIFDCTTVKVKLKSVFPSAICAVCDLKLNEFYKFREKCIENDTFLHNLLDDRVAAASEVDQSVPTVEKQPKQQHLNRTSSKGGSGGSGSGGTHAKEFQTEQQAATSTTSIPEAQKRNNSEMMAIALNQLSSFGLRPLQELMVERNGTERHALLDDRSSARLPTNSGGNVVSSSSCAPSQAHDSTVPPPLISSLDLVEQTKRQLEQQERTFALATLEMAGLQALHRTGTEGGSVGGSGGTGAGSTSGGKFECTVCRRMFRNAYTLRRHTNLHTETNLFPCEYCGKKFNDRSNWKIHQRTHTGDNLYTCLVCLKTFISPSTLKYHRRSHRRLESFDCRLCPGTFANYDLLEEHARNMHQDMQDMQPEEPMIDAASFVKIELEDGELSSSMAGGDVGTTTTTRLQHGNEEEEEEEEEEQESRERRQPVDSSGVEELHLAELYQTQQQVLELLEKQLQGGHVTVEPRIGAMAANGGGMGEQTMHEGGMAVKREMLVEHQQQYQQQRQHEVEVKEEPLDDSMEIDPSELLQQAMEEAGDGNEDSEGGDKQFSSSSSDDSSSPSTMILFRCDYCMKIFHFLDELNAHMLLHNGAKKGNAATGPIMLGTAAASNTSGPVPTTPSSKPMPLLTLVRPESSIPLLANGYATKAESKSPRSKPKRRRATTITVAPEKQTKSIPDAVSDSSLPPVPAPPPEHVCSKCPKMFRTEELKRVHEATHADDEQAHKVRSCRICNKLFKCELNLLAHMRKHSLSIHQTGLAGEGAESGAGDSSGNDESCSSSSNVGGGGVLTAGASHELTAAQNHQHFSPDESDEGESPPGAPPSDVASPEGGEPAGEGTDSASLAVLSRSAFRKCEICAITFKDTVALDQHMLCHFERKEAIAFVPQTDRPFQCTECHKSFKRKDYLLIHIRTHTGERRYKCDLCSSAFVHPSNLITHRKLHSNERPYQCTLCGATFKLFAGLKIHRRRCEQKLPKGGSQENAAGTAVLSFGPDTAELHDSGTTAEQLLSAGSVHYPF; from the exons ATGGTGAAGGAAATGCCGTCGAGCACGGTGGTGAACCGCGATGAAGAGTGTCTGAAGAAGTCGTTGATGGAGGTGGTGAAAAG TGACTCAAGCAACCTGTGTCGGTTATGCTTATCGAAGGAGCAAAAACTAACCCGCGCCTTTTCGGACGAACGAGGAATAGATGATGCATTGCTGAAGAAAATATTCGACTGCACAACAGTAAAG GTTAAACTGAAGAGCGTTTTCCCCTCCGCCATCTGTGCGGTGTGCGATTTGAAGCTGAACGAGTTTTACAAATTTCGTGAAAAATGCATCGAAAACGACACCTTTCTGCACAATCTGCTCGACGACCGAGTGGCAGCCGCATCGGAGGTGGACCAATCGGTCCCGACCGTCGAAAAGCAGCCGAAGCAGCAACACCTCAACCGAACATCTTCGAAGGGCGGAAGCGGTGGAAGTGGAAGTGGTGGAACTCACGCGAAAGAGTTTCAAACCGAGCAGCAGGCAGCAACGTCGACCACCTCCATCCCCGAGGCACAGAAGCGCAACAATAGCGAAATGATGGCGATCGCGTTGAACCAACTGTCCTCGTTCGGGTTGCGACCGCTGCAGGAGCTGATGGTGGAACGAAACGGTACCGAGCGGCACGCCTTGCTGGACGACCGTTCCTCCGCACGCCTACCGACTAACAGCGGCGGGAATGTCGTTTCATCGTCCTCCTGTGCTCCTTCGCAAGCACACGACTCGACGGTGCCTCCGCCACTCATCTCCTCGCTAGACTTAGTGGAGCAGACAAAGCGTCAGCTCGAGCAGCAGGAACGTACGTTCGCACTGGCAACGCTGGAAATGGCCGGATTGCAGGCACTGCACCGCACGGGGACGGAGGGTGGTAGTGTAGGGGGAAGCGGTGGTACCGGTGCTGGAAGTACCAGTGGTGGCAAGTTTGAGTGTACCGTGTGCCGTCGAATGTTCCGCAACGCGTACACGCTCCGGCGCCACACGAACTTGCACACCGAGACGAACCTGTTCCCGTGCGAGTACTGCGGCAAGAAGTTTAACGATCGCTCGAACTGGAAAATCCACCAGCGGACGCACACCGGCGACAATCTGTACACCTGTCTCGTCTGCCTGAAAACGTTCATCTCGCCCTCGACGCTCAAGTACCATCGGCGATCGCACCGGCGGCTCGAGTCGTTCGACTGTCGGCTGTGTCCGGGCACGTTCGCCAACTACGATTTGCTGGAGGAGCACGCCCGCAACATGCACCAGGACATGCAGGACATGCAGCCGGAAGAGCCGATGATTGATGCGGCCAGCTTCGTGAAGATTGAGCTGGAGGACGGCGAACTGTCGAGCTCGATGGCGGGGGGTGATGTGGGCACCACGACAACCACGCGCCTGCAGCATGGCaacgaagaggaggaagaggaggaggaagaagaacagGAGTCTCGCGAACGAAGGCAACCGGTAGACAGTAGTGGGGTGGAGGAGCTGCACCTGGCGGAGCTTTATCAAACGCAGCAGCAAGTGTTGGAGCTGTTGGAAAAGCAGCTGCAAGGCGGGCATGTAACGGTCGAGCCGAGAATCGGGGCAATGGCAGCGAACGGTGGCGGGATGGGTGAGCAAACGATGCACGAGGGAGGGATGGCAGTGAAGCGGGAAATGCTGGTGGAGCATCAGCaacagtaccagcagcagcggcagcatgAGGTAGAGGTTAAGGAAGAGCCGCTCGACGATTCGATGGAGATCGACCCGagcgagctgctgcagcaagcGATGGAGGAAGCGGGCGATGGCAACGAGGATAGTGAAGGGGGCGATAAGCAG tTTTCTTCATCCTCCAGTGACGATTCATCCTCCCCTTCCACGATGATCCTGTTTCGGTGCGACTACTGTATGAAAATATTCCACTTCCTGGACGAGCTGAACGCTCACATGCTTCTGCACAACGGCGCAAAGAAAGGTAACGCTGCCACCGGACCTATAATGCTCGGTACGGCGGCTGCCTCCAACACATCCGGACCCGTTCCCACCACGCCATCTTCCAAGCCAATGCCCCTACTAACGTTGGTACGACCAGAAAGTTCCATCCCACTGTTGGCGAATGGTTACGCGACCAAGGCTGAATCGAAATCACCGCGTAGTAAACCTAAACGGCGGCGCGCAACAACCATCACCGTTGCACCAGAGAAGCAGACGAAATCGATACCCGATGCAGTAAGTGACAGTTCGTTGCCCCCGGTGCCAGCGCCACCGCCCGAGCACGTTTGCTCCAAGTGCCCGAAGATGTTCCGCACCGAGGAGCTGAAGCGTGTGCACGAGGCAACGCACGCAGACGACGAGCAGGCGCACAAGGTGCGCAGCTGCCGCATCTGCAACAAGCTGTTCAAGTGTGAGCTCAACCTGCTGGCGCACATGCGAAAGCATTCGCTTTCGATACACCAGACCGGGCTGGCTGGGGAAGGGGCGGAATCCGGTGCCGGCGATAGCAGTGGCAACGATGAGTCCTGTTCCTCTTCCTCGaacgttggtggtggtggtgttctAACAGCCGGCGCGTCCCACGAGCTCACTGCTGCACAGAATCATCAGCACTTCTCACCGGACGAGAGCGATGAGGGTGAGTCGCCGCCGGGTGCGCCACCGTCCGATGTCGCTAGCCCCGAGGGCGGTGAACCGGCGGGAGAGGGAACTGATTCGGCCTCCCTTGCCGTGCTTTCGCGCAGCGCCTTCCGGAAGTGTGAAATCTGTGCCATCACGTTCAAGGATACGGTCGCGCTGGACCAACACATGCTGTGCCATTTCGAGCGCAAGGAGGCGATCGCGTTCGTGCCGCAGACGGACCGCCCTTTCCAGTGCACCGAGTGTCACAAGAGCTTCAAGCGAAAGGACTACCTGCTCATACACATCCGCACGCACACGGGCGAGCGGCGGTACAAGTGCGATCTCTGCTCGAGCGCGTTCGTGCACCCGTCGAACCTGATCACGCACCGGAAGCTCCACTCGAACGAACGGCCCTACCAGTGCACGCTGTGCGGGGCCACGTTTAAGCTGTTCGCGGGGCTCAAGATACACCGGCGGCGGTGCGAGCAGAAGCTACCGAAGGGTGGATCGCAGGAAAATGCCGCCGGTACAGCGGTGCTGTCGTTCGGGCCGGATACGGCCGAGCTGCATGACAGTGGGACGACAGCAGAGCAGCTATTATCCGCTGGCAGTGTGCATTATCCATTCTAA
- the LOC120957168 gene encoding uncharacterized protein LOC120957168 isoform X1, with translation MSASAGGLGGTASALLKSPQTALQLLLEEINFQRTKEMRQLLKDDGGFVVLQGTTYWTDLFVRHFLFQSEPEHSIDCDDLLFFVRKKHIKGSSRAMPRYETEIEVFRKDSRKLPIGDPDVDWEETVYLNLVIHQFNYTLTLAICTRTSPKELQVLRRHSQKVYASPSRRKMDTKGDSEEITYPHICFMVDNFDEVFHDILVRDGEMVCVELVATDRDGSVQGVIFLGSIRYDALKKVYDARQSSLGSKVAQRMSFGLFSSGGPQTRCEFVRMKGPQGKGHAEMAVTKPKGSGVETPTSEPGFCATDMWDSEWEEDCEEYYNYRHQRRLSDPSANLNNFSRYGWRTKNATDPGGSAYGGSKARSENEGLDCLANEVSEIEAGDLRDDRPASSSASIVDTSPVQQSGSSKSPTANNGTARHRVDPLEGPPCVPSDKLAGSSSRTAGCCSCFGRPGRKRWSTDADSVQMSEVYAPCPACGGGEADRDEETETGRTASERKRLESLELHDSPACLATVSKGRSPLMKHRNVLIVESELEFAGGAKVRTGPQPSTANDKGTVVKKKPAADALSTVKRRENGSKASQSPKKRLSTPVFRSKRSNSSTETADPASGSKATNGKAKASNAINNNTGIHRRSAPPSTATEATEATEEYEMADDAVSLNGGDLTAANGEPSTAAALIDPKQRIRVNGREEFPAERNNRAANGNGNQAGGEKLATTTAATVANIKEHRERRTSTNNVRSSAGGNGAAPGNGSGRFSLIYRRSKSSSASPPVVAGKREDKKGKHSGVLSSDAGRKKTPPVLGVEGKKEAEVGPVPAAEQEAKPEKPPEKEETDLSTGAVIDGDINGNPDETTTDAKTESTDGQETTEESELSNRAIWAALKELRAKKECSTLPKVKKPSYNSFYARPTILADGAAAGRDGTTGPEGAAVTPPAGVNTIPSRRTPDGTNIYYLCDYHPRRHQHHHGDKELDDGAYNPLWTTKGFTQTFHFWKENRRQQSTPLNAFLTYVTLPWWSIAKDLLDHREQPILTF, from the exons ATGTCGGCCAGTGCCGGTGGGCTTGGTGGGACGGCCTCGGCCCTGCTCAAATCGCCCCAGACAGCcctccagctgctgctggaagagATCAACTTTCAGCGGACGAAGGAGATGCGGCAGCTGCTAAAGGACG ACGGTGGTTTCGTCGTCCTGCAGGGTACGACCTACTGGACCGACCTGTTCGTGCGCCACTTTCTCTTCCAGTCTGAGCCGGAGCACAGCATCGACTGTGACGATCTGCTGTTCTTCGTGCGCAAAAAGCACATCAAGGGTTCGTCGCGTGCGATGCCCCGGTACGAGACGGAGATCGAGGTGTTTCGGAAGGATTCGCGCAAGCTGCCGATCGGCGACCCGGACGTCGACTGGGAGGAAACCGTCTACCTGAACCTGGTGATCCACCAGTTCAACTACACGCTCACGCTCGCCATCTGCACGCGCACGTCGCCGAAGGAGCTGCAGGTGCTGCGGCGCCACTCGCAGAAGGTGTACGCGTCGCCGAGCCGccgaaagatggacaccaagGGCGATAGTGAGGAGATCACCTATCCGCACATCTGCTTCATGGTGGACAACTTCGACGAGGTGTTCCACGACATACTGGTGCGCGACGGCGAGATGGTGTGCGTCGAGCTGGTGGCGACCGATCGGGACGGCAGCGTGCAGGGCGTCATCTTTCTCGGCTCGATACGGTACGACGCGCTCAAGAAGGTGTACGATGCACGG CAATCCAGCCTCGGCTCGAAGGTAGCACAACGAATGTCCTTCGGTTTGTTCAGCTCCGGTGGCCCTCAGACGCGCTGCGAGTTCGTGCGCATGAAGGGTCCGCAGGGCAAGGGTCACGCCGAGATGGCCGTCACGAAACCGAAAGGATCGGGTGTAGAAACGCCTACCAGCGAGCCCGG GTTCTGTGCCACCGACATGTGGGACTCGGAGTGGGAGGAAGACTGCGAGGAGTACTACAACTATCGGCATCAGCGCCGGCTCAGCGACCCAAGCGCCAACCTGAACAACTTCAGCCGCTACGGCTGGCGCACGAAGAATGCGACCGATCCGGGCGGCTCCGCGTACGGCGGCTCGAAGGCACGCTCGGAAAACGAAGGGCTGGACTGTCTGGCGAACGAGGTGTCCGAAATCGAGGCCGGTGATTTGCGCGACG ATCGTCCTGCTTCCTCGTCCGCCAGCATCGTGGACACGTCGCCGGTACAGCAGagtggcagcagcaaatcGCCCACCGCCAACAACGGCACGGCGCGGCACCGTGTCGACCCACTAGAGGGTCCTCCCTGCGTCCCGAGCGACAAGCTGGCCGGCTCCTCCTCGAGGACGGCGGGCTGTTGCAGCTGCTTCGGCCGGCCGGGGCGCAAGCGCTGGTCCACCGATGCCGATTCCGTCCAGATGTCGGAGGTGTACGCACCGTGTCCGGCGTGCGGCGGCGGGGAAGCCGACCGGGACGAGGAGACCGAAACCGGCCGCACCGCGTCGGAACGGAAGCGGCTGGAGTCGCTGGAGCTGCACGATTCGCCCGCCTGTCTGGCGACGGTGTCGAAGGGCCGATCGCCGCTGATGAAGCATCGCAACGTGCTGATCGTGGAGAGTGAGCTGGAGTTTGCGGGTGGTGCGAAGGTGCGCACTGGCCCGCAGCCCAGTACAGCCAACGATAAGGGAACGGTGGTCAAGAAGAAACCCGCGGCCGATGCGCTCAGCACGGTGAAGCGGCGGGAGAACGGTTCCAAAGCGAGCCAGAGCCCAAAAAAGCGGCTCAGTACGCCCGTGTTTCGATCGAagcgcagcaacagcagtacgGAGACAGCCGACCCGGCGAGCGGCAGCAAAGcgaccaacggcaaggcgaagGCGTCGAACGcgatcaacaacaacaccggCATCCATCGACGGTCGGCCCCACCGTCCACCGCAACGGAGGCGACCGAGGCGACGGAAGAGTACGAGATGGCAGACGACGCCGTGTCGCTGAACGGCGGCGACTTGACAGCGGCGAACGGCGAACCCTCCACCGCCGCGGCACTGATCGACCCGAAGCAGCGGATCCGGGTGAATGGGCGCGAAGAGTTCCCGGCCGAGCGGAACAACCGTGCGGCGAACGGGAACGGCAATCAGGCGGGCGGTGAGAAGCTAGCCACGACGACGGCTGCCACGGTGGCAAACATTAAGGAGCATCGCGAACGACGAACCTCCACGAACAATGTTCGCTCTTCGGCGGGTGGTAATGGAGCGGCTCCCGGGAACGGCAGCGGTCGCTTTTCGCTCATCTACCGGCGAAGCAAGTCATCCTCGGCGTCGCCACCGGTCGTAGCCGGTAAAAGGGAGgacaaaaagggaaagcatTCTGGGGTGCTGAGCTCCGATGCGGGGCGTAAAAAGACTCCACCGGTGCTGGGAGTGGAGGGCAAAAAGGAGGCTGAAGTCGGTCCGGTGCCAGCTGCAGAGCAGGAAGCGAAGCCGGAAAAGCCGCCCGAGAAAGAGGAAACGGATCTTTCGACGGGGGCCGTAATCGATGGGGACATAAATGGCAATCCGGACGAGACGACGACGGATGCGAAAACCGAATCGACCGATGGGCAGGAAACGACCGAAGAGAGCGAGCTCAGCAATCGTGCCATCTGGGCGGCACTGAAGGAGCTGCGGGCGAAGAAGGAGTGCTCCACGCTGCCGAAGGTGAAGAAACCGAGCTACAACAGTTTTTACGCGCGGCCAACAATTCTTGCGGACGGTGCCGCTGCTGGACGGGACGGGACGACGGGACCGGAAGGAGCGGCCGTAACGCCACCCGCCGGCGTAAACACGATCCCCAGTCGCCGTACGCCCGACGGCACGAACATCTACTACCTGTGCGACTACCATCCGAGGCGGCATCAGCATCACCATGGCGATAAAG AGCTCGACGACGGCGCGTACAACCCGCTGTGGACGACCAAAGGGTTTACGCAAACGTTTCACTTCTGGAAGGAGAACCGCCGCCAGCAGTCGACGCCACTGAACGCCTTCCTCACGTACGTCACGCTGCCGTGGTGGAGCATAGCGAAAG ATCTTCTGGACCACCGGGAGCAACCGATACTAACGTTTTAA
- the LOC120957168 gene encoding uncharacterized protein KIAA0930 homolog isoform X2 produces MSASAGGLGGTASALLKSPQTALQLLLEEINFQRTKEMRQLLKDDGGFVVLQGTTYWTDLFVRHFLFQSEPEHSIDCDDLLFFVRKKHIKGSSRAMPRYETEIEVFRKDSRKLPIGDPDVDWEETVYLNLVIHQFNYTLTLAICTRTSPKELQVLRRHSQKVYASPSRRKMDTKGDSEEITYPHICFMVDNFDEVFHDILVRDGEMVCVELVATDRDGSVQGVIFLGSIRYDALKKVYDARQSSLGSKVAQRMSFGLFSSGGPQTRCEFVRMKGPQGKGHAEMAVTKPKGSGVETPTSEPGFCATDMWDSEWEEDCEEYYNYRHQRRLSDPSANLNNFSRYGWRTKNATDPGGSAYGGSKARSENEGLDCLANEVSEIEAGDLRDELDDGAYNPLWTTKGFTQTFHFWKENRRQQSTPLNAFLTYVTLPWWSIAKDLLDHREQPILTF; encoded by the exons ATGTCGGCCAGTGCCGGTGGGCTTGGTGGGACGGCCTCGGCCCTGCTCAAATCGCCCCAGACAGCcctccagctgctgctggaagagATCAACTTTCAGCGGACGAAGGAGATGCGGCAGCTGCTAAAGGACG ACGGTGGTTTCGTCGTCCTGCAGGGTACGACCTACTGGACCGACCTGTTCGTGCGCCACTTTCTCTTCCAGTCTGAGCCGGAGCACAGCATCGACTGTGACGATCTGCTGTTCTTCGTGCGCAAAAAGCACATCAAGGGTTCGTCGCGTGCGATGCCCCGGTACGAGACGGAGATCGAGGTGTTTCGGAAGGATTCGCGCAAGCTGCCGATCGGCGACCCGGACGTCGACTGGGAGGAAACCGTCTACCTGAACCTGGTGATCCACCAGTTCAACTACACGCTCACGCTCGCCATCTGCACGCGCACGTCGCCGAAGGAGCTGCAGGTGCTGCGGCGCCACTCGCAGAAGGTGTACGCGTCGCCGAGCCGccgaaagatggacaccaagGGCGATAGTGAGGAGATCACCTATCCGCACATCTGCTTCATGGTGGACAACTTCGACGAGGTGTTCCACGACATACTGGTGCGCGACGGCGAGATGGTGTGCGTCGAGCTGGTGGCGACCGATCGGGACGGCAGCGTGCAGGGCGTCATCTTTCTCGGCTCGATACGGTACGACGCGCTCAAGAAGGTGTACGATGCACGG CAATCCAGCCTCGGCTCGAAGGTAGCACAACGAATGTCCTTCGGTTTGTTCAGCTCCGGTGGCCCTCAGACGCGCTGCGAGTTCGTGCGCATGAAGGGTCCGCAGGGCAAGGGTCACGCCGAGATGGCCGTCACGAAACCGAAAGGATCGGGTGTAGAAACGCCTACCAGCGAGCCCGG GTTCTGTGCCACCGACATGTGGGACTCGGAGTGGGAGGAAGACTGCGAGGAGTACTACAACTATCGGCATCAGCGCCGGCTCAGCGACCCAAGCGCCAACCTGAACAACTTCAGCCGCTACGGCTGGCGCACGAAGAATGCGACCGATCCGGGCGGCTCCGCGTACGGCGGCTCGAAGGCACGCTCGGAAAACGAAGGGCTGGACTGTCTGGCGAACGAGGTGTCCGAAATCGAGGCCGGTGATTTGCGCGACG AGCTCGACGACGGCGCGTACAACCCGCTGTGGACGACCAAAGGGTTTACGCAAACGTTTCACTTCTGGAAGGAGAACCGCCGCCAGCAGTCGACGCCACTGAACGCCTTCCTCACGTACGTCACGCTGCCGTGGTGGAGCATAGCGAAAG ATCTTCTGGACCACCGGGAGCAACCGATACTAACGTTTTAA
- the LOC120960039 gene encoding spondin-1, with protein MVSPFGRRRSSSWRSIVLPALLFVLPALVENGESCSKTPIVDGRTVSGVKQPGDNGYRLAIRDEPTGYEPGKIYNLFIVGSRTHAKLQQFTHFTLVAHARNGAKQYLAGPRRVGRFQLFSDALTKFHDQCVNTVTQADDFPKTEVQVMWVAPAAGSGCVSISAMVYESEQQWFADDGALTKVLCEHQPVPRLQKGECCACDEAKYSLTFEGIWSNETHPKDYPFAIWLTHFSDVIGASHDTNFSFWGENHIATDGFRMLAEWGSVRLLETELRAKGARLRTLIKAAGLWYPRVNANTTSNFRVDRKHHKISLASMFGPSPDWVVGVSGLDLCRPDCTWTESLDVDLYPWDAGTDSGISYMSANAETQPRERMHRITTLYPEDPRAPFYNPRSAEMTPLARLYLRRERVMARSCDEQFLQAQVLELAENTEEETRPECATTEYTDWTPCSVTCGKGIRMRTREYLRPDVAAGARCNRQLIGKEMCVAEVPECEEGAAGEDASAEDMGQSAATVDEAGEGVGVCRTTRWSEWSECSVSCGIGVTMRTRTFLENMGRKKCPHISVVEKQKCMQPDCSITDMEAPDPLCPVTAWSDWSPCSATCGKGVQIRTRLLLLAPEEQDRCQNRIELNQQRPCTDKADCLYDTFTAQEICSQSPEAGPCRGRYQRYAYDSTKGTCVPFYYGGCRGNRNNFLTADDCMNTCTRSRLETSTGLPPAAATPDPFEALPVDCVLSDWSEWTPCSVTCGTGRSERVRSIVTHPRNGGQPCPPRIVKRRKCTGPPCN; from the exons ATGGTATCACCTTTCGGCCGACGACGATCGTCTTCTTGGCGATCGATCGTGCTGCCGGCTTTGCTGTTCGTTCTGCCAGCGTTGGTTGAAAATGGCGAAAGCTGCAGCAAAACCCCGATCGTGGACGGGCGAACGGTCAGCGGTGTGAAGCAGCCGGGCGACAATGGTTACCGGTTGGCCATCCGGGACGAGCCGACCGGGTACGAACCGGGCAAGATCTACAACC TGTTCATCGTTGGCTCGCGCACGCACGCGAAGCTGCAGCAGTTCACGCACTTTACGCTGGTGGCGCACGCACGCAACGGCGCCAAGCAGTATCTGGCCGGGCCGCGGCGCGTCGGCCGGTTTCAGCTGTTCAGCGACGCACTGACCAAGTTCCACGATCAGTGCGTCAACACGGTAACGCAGGCGGACGATTTCCCCAAGACGGAGGTGCAGGTGATGTGGGTCGCACCGGCAGCCGGTTCCGGCTGCGTCAGCATCTCCGCCATGGTGTACGAAAGCGAGCAGCAGTGGTTCGCGGACGACGGAGCGCTCACCAAGGTGCTGTGTGAGCATCAGCCCGTGCCGCGCCTACAGAAAGGTGAATGTTGTGCCTGCGATGAGGCGAAGTACAGC CTTACCTTCGAGGGCATCTGGTCGAACGAGACGCATCCGAAGGACTACCCGTTCGCCATCTGGCTGACACACTTCTCGGACGTGATTGGGGCGTCGCACGATACGAACTTTTCCTTCTGGGGTGAAAACCACATCGCCACCGACGGTTTCCGCATGCTGGCCGAATGGGGCTCGGTGCGTCTGCTCGAGACGGAGCTGCGGGCGAAGGGGGCGCGCCTCCGCACGCTTATTAAAGCGGCTGGTTTGTGGTATCCGCGCGTGAACGCCAACACCACCTCCAACTTCCGGGTGGACCGGAAGCATCACAAGATATCGCTCGCCTCCATGTTCGGCCCGTCGCCCGATTGGGTGGTGGGTGTGAGCGGACTCGACCTGTGCCGACCGGACTGCACCTGGACGGAGTCGCTGGACGTGGATCTGTACCCGTGGGATGCCGGTACGGACAGTGGCATCAGCTACATGTCGGCGAATGCGGAAACGCAACCACGGGAGCGTATGCACCGCATTACCACCCTTTACCCGGAGGACCCGCGGGCACCGTTCTACAATCCCCGGTCGGCGGAGATGACCCCGCTCGCACGGCTTTATCTGCGCCGCGAGCGGGTGATGGCACGGAGCTGCGACGAACAGTTCCTGCAGGCGCAGGTACTGGAGCTGGCGGAGAACACGGAGGAGGAAACGCGCCCCGAGTGTGCGACGACCGAGTACACCGACTGGACGCCTTGCTCGGTGACTTGCGGGAAGGGCATTCGGATGCGCACGCGCGAGTATTTGCGGCCGGATGTGGCGGCAGGGGCACGGTGCAACAGGCAGCTGATCGGGAAGGAGATGTGCGTTGCGGAGGTGCCGGAGTGTGAGGAGGGAGCAGCGGGAGAGGATGCCAGTGCGGAGGATATGGGCCAGTCGGCGGCGACGGTCGATGAGGCAGGGGAAGGCGTCGGCGTGTGCCGTACGACGCGCTGGAGCGAGTGGTCGGAGTGTTCGGTCAGCTGCGGCATCGGGGTGACGATGCGGACGCGCACGTTCCTGGAAAACATGGGTCGGAAGAAGTGTCCCCACATTAGTGTTG TGGAAAAGCAGAAGTGCATGCAGCCGGACTGCTCGATCACCGACATGGAAGCACCGGATCCGCTCTGCCCCGTCACCGCCTGGAGCGACTGGAGTCCGTGCAGTGCGACGTGCGGCAAGGGCGTGCAGATTCGCACCCGCCTGCTGCTACTGGCACCCGAGGAACAGGACCGCTGCCAGAACCGCATCGAGCTGAACCAGCAGCGCCCCTGCACGGATAAGGCCGACTGTCTGTACGATACGTTCACCGCGCAGGAGATCTGTTCGCAATCGCCGGAAGCGGGCCCGTGCCGGGGCCGCTACCAGCGCTACGCGTACGACTCCACCAAGGGCACGTGCGTACCGTTCTACTACGGTGGCTGTCGGGGCAATCGGAACAATTTCCTGACGGCCGACGATTGCATGAACACGTGCACGCGATCGCGCTTGGAGACGAGTACGGGGTTGCCGCCGGCAGCAGCCACACCGGACCCGTTCGAAGCCCTGCCCGTCGACTGTGTGCTGTCCGACTGGTCGGAATGGACGCCCTGTTCCGTTACCTGCGGCACGGGCCGTTCCGAGCGTGTGCGGTCGATCGTTACGCATCCGCGCAACGGTGGACAGCCCTGTCCGCCGCGCATCGTCAAGCGCCGCAAGTGCACTGGGCCACCGTGCAATTGA